The Litoreibacter ponti genome includes a window with the following:
- a CDS encoding DUF1489 family protein encodes MTYVNLIKLSVGTESVESLQAWQDSPRPKGADGLPRHVTRMWPKREAELVNGGSIYWVIKGVVQARQKIIRLDEYDRGDGIRRCALVFDPKLIRVAPVLKKPFQGWRYLKPEDSPPDLTERRAKEDALPPELSAALADIGIL; translated from the coding sequence ATGACATATGTGAATCTCATCAAGCTGAGCGTCGGCACCGAAAGTGTCGAGAGCCTGCAGGCCTGGCAAGACAGCCCGCGCCCCAAGGGCGCCGACGGTTTGCCGCGCCATGTCACCCGCATGTGGCCGAAGCGCGAGGCGGAGCTGGTCAATGGCGGCTCGATCTACTGGGTCATCAAGGGCGTCGTGCAGGCACGTCAGAAGATCATCCGGCTCGATGAATATGACCGCGGCGACGGCATCCGCCGTTGTGCACTGGTGTTCGATCCGAAGCTGATCCGCGTGGCCCCGGTGCTGAAGAAGCCCTTTCAAGGCTGGCGCTACCTCAAGCCAGAGGATTCGCCGCCCGACCTGACCGAGCGCCGCGCCAAGGAAGACGCCCTGCCGCCCGAGCTGTCCGCGGCCCTAGCCGATATCGGGATTCTCTAG
- the hisG gene encoding ATP phosphoribosyltransferase — protein sequence MIKLGIPSKGRLMEDTFAWFADRGITLARTGSDREYAAEVSGIDGVALVLLSAGEVPRELAAGRIHLGVTGIDMVREKLALWQAQVAEIAHMGFGHADLIIAVPDFWVDVATVDDLDAVAAAFRRKHGFRLRIATKYHRLVREYLRERGVADYQLVDSQGATEGTVANLTAEAVADITSTGATLQANHLRMLSDGPILASQATLYASRTADWAGCDLAALMKKLGLENPDIG from the coding sequence ATGATCAAGCTGGGCATCCCCTCCAAGGGTCGGTTGATGGAGGACACGTTCGCGTGGTTCGCCGATCGCGGCATCACGCTGGCCCGCACCGGGTCGGACCGGGAATACGCGGCCGAGGTCTCTGGCATCGACGGTGTCGCGCTGGTGTTGCTGTCGGCGGGCGAGGTCCCGCGCGAGCTTGCCGCGGGCCGCATCCATCTGGGCGTCACCGGCATCGACATGGTGCGCGAGAAGCTGGCGCTGTGGCAGGCCCAAGTGGCCGAGATCGCGCATATGGGGTTCGGCCATGCCGATCTGATCATTGCGGTGCCGGATTTTTGGGTCGATGTGGCGACCGTCGATGACCTCGACGCGGTGGCTGCGGCGTTCCGGCGCAAGCACGGCTTTCGGCTGCGGATCGCCACGAAATACCACCGGCTGGTGCGGGAATATCTGCGCGAGCGCGGCGTGGCGGATTACCAACTGGTCGACAGCCAAGGCGCCACCGAAGGCACCGTGGCGAACCTGACGGCGGAGGCGGTGGCCGACATCACCTCGACCGGCGCGACATTGCAGGCGAACCATTTGCGGATGCTCTCCGATGGCCCGATCCTGGCGTCGCAGGCCACGCTCTATGCCAGCCGGACCGCCGATTGGGCGGGCTGCGATCTGGCCGCGCTGATGAAGAAGCTGGGGCTAGAGAATCCCGATATCGGCTAG
- a CDS encoding ATP phosphoribosyltransferase regulatory subunit, which produces MSPAMTEAARLSALFRDAGAVSVETSVLQPAETLLDLYGEDIRARAYVTSDPVLGEQMLRPDFTVPVVQQHMAHGAEPARYTYQGLVFRSQEAGTGRASEYLQVGYEVFDRADPAAADAEVFALFAQALDGRGLRAATGDIGILRAAVEGLSTSERRRAALLRHLWRPRRFRALLERFGKPVPSARLAALDVETGAPEIGLRDASDVSQRIAALKEDAQVAPLDAGEVAALSAILDVAEMAPLALAKLRDIAQTLPAITPALDRLEARLDALAARGVDVDALAFEGSYGRTSMEYYDGFVFGFHGESGPPIATGGRYDALTRVLGQGREIPAVGGVIRPELLEAGA; this is translated from the coding sequence ATGTCACCGGCAATGACAGAGGCGGCGCGCCTGTCGGCGCTGTTTCGCGACGCGGGCGCGGTCTCGGTCGAGACATCGGTCCTGCAGCCCGCCGAAACACTGCTTGATCTCTACGGCGAGGATATTCGGGCGCGCGCCTACGTGACCTCGGACCCTGTGTTGGGCGAGCAGATGCTGCGGCCCGACTTCACCGTCCCGGTGGTTCAGCAGCATATGGCCCACGGGGCCGAGCCCGCGCGCTACACCTATCAGGGCCTCGTGTTTCGTAGCCAAGAGGCGGGAACCGGCCGCGCCTCGGAATATCTGCAAGTGGGCTACGAGGTGTTCGACCGCGCCGATCCGGCGGCGGCGGATGCGGAGGTTTTCGCGCTGTTTGCACAAGCACTGGATGGGCGCGGGCTGCGCGCGGCCACGGGCGATATCGGCATCTTGCGCGCGGCGGTCGAAGGCCTATCGACGTCCGAGCGGCGGCGTGCGGCGCTGTTGCGCCATCTTTGGCGGCCGCGCCGCTTTCGCGCCTTGCTGGAACGGTTCGGCAAGCCGGTGCCGAGCGCGCGGTTGGCGGCTTTGGATGTGGAAACCGGCGCGCCTGAGATCGGGCTGCGGGACGCCTCGGATGTGTCTCAGAGGATCGCGGCCTTGAAGGAGGACGCACAGGTCGCACCGCTGGACGCGGGCGAGGTCGCAGCACTGTCGGCCATTTTGGACGTGGCCGAAATGGCGCCGCTGGCGCTGGCCAAGCTGCGCGACATCGCGCAGACCCTGCCTGCGATAACGCCCGCGCTCGATCGGCTCGAAGCGCGGCTGGACGCACTCGCTGCGCGGGGCGTCGATGTGGATGCGCTGGCGTTCGAAGGCTCCTACGGGCGCACCTCGATGGAATATTACGACGGCTTCGTCTTCGGCTTTCACGGCGAAAGCGGCCCGCCGATTGCAACCGGCGGGCGCTATGACGCGCTGACCCGGGTGCTGGGGCAGGGCCGGGAGATCCCCGCCGTGGGCGGCGTGATCCGGCCAGAGCTGTTGGAGGCCGGGGCATGA
- the hisS gene encoding histidine--tRNA ligase yields MAKVKKQPRPKAETPKGFRDYFGAEVAQRKAMLDEISEVYQLYGFEALESSAVETVEALGKFLPDVDRPNEGVFAWQEDEDWLALRYDLTAPLARVYAQFRNDLPTPYRRYAMGPVWRNEKPGPGRFRQFYQCDADTVGAPSVAADAEICAMLSDTLERVGIPRGDYIVRVNNRKVLNGVLEVAGLAGADKDTERGIVLRAIDKLDRLGEEGVRALLGAGREDESGDFTKGAGLGDAQAEIVMGFMSAKRDTGAATVARLNELVTGSAIGAAGVQELETIAELMAAQGYNSDRIEIDPSVVRGLGYYTGPVYEAELTFEIKDEKGRPRQFGSVAGGGRYDDLVKRFTGQEVPATGVSIGVDRLLAALHAKGRMDNQTVGPVIVTVMDRDRMAEYQTIVGELRTAGIRAEVYLGNPKNFGNQLKYADKRNAPVAVIEGSDEAARGVLQLKDLVLGAEIAKTASLEEWKGQPAQREVARADLVAEIKKMLA; encoded by the coding sequence ATGGCCAAAGTGAAAAAGCAGCCCCGCCCAAAGGCCGAGACCCCGAAAGGGTTCCGCGACTATTTCGGCGCGGAGGTCGCGCAGCGCAAGGCGATGCTGGACGAGATTTCAGAGGTCTATCAGCTCTACGGGTTCGAGGCGCTGGAAAGCTCGGCGGTGGAGACGGTCGAGGCGCTGGGAAAATTTCTGCCCGACGTGGACCGCCCGAACGAGGGCGTCTTCGCCTGGCAGGAAGACGAGGATTGGTTGGCACTGAGATACGATCTGACCGCACCGCTCGCCCGCGTTTATGCGCAGTTCCGCAATGATCTGCCCACGCCCTATCGCCGCTACGCGATGGGTCCAGTGTGGCGCAACGAGAAGCCCGGACCCGGCCGCTTCCGTCAGTTCTATCAATGCGACGCAGACACCGTTGGCGCGCCGTCGGTGGCGGCCGACGCCGAGATTTGCGCGATGCTATCCGACACGCTGGAACGCGTGGGCATCCCGCGCGGCGACTACATTGTGCGCGTGAACAACCGTAAGGTGTTGAACGGCGTACTGGAAGTGGCCGGGCTTGCGGGCGCCGACAAAGATACCGAGCGCGGCATCGTGCTGCGCGCCATAGACAAGCTCGACCGTCTGGGTGAGGAAGGCGTGCGCGCGCTGCTGGGCGCGGGCCGCGAGGACGAGAGTGGCGACTTCACCAAAGGCGCGGGGCTTGGCGACGCGCAGGCCGAGATCGTCATGGGCTTCATGTCCGCAAAGCGCGATACCGGGGCCGCCACTGTGGCGCGGCTCAATGAGCTGGTCACTGGCTCGGCCATCGGCGCGGCTGGCGTGCAAGAGCTGGAAACCATCGCCGAATTAATGGCTGCCCAAGGCTACAATTCTGACCGGATCGAGATCGACCCAAGCGTGGTTCGCGGCCTGGGCTACTACACCGGCCCCGTCTACGAGGCCGAGCTGACCTTCGAGATCAAGGACGAGAAAGGCCGCCCGCGGCAGTTTGGCTCGGTTGCAGGTGGCGGGCGCTACGACGATCTGGTCAAGCGGTTCACCGGGCAAGAAGTGCCCGCGACCGGCGTCTCCATCGGCGTCGACCGGCTGCTGGCGGCGCTGCACGCGAAGGGCCGCATGGACAATCAGACCGTCGGTCCCGTGATCGTCACTGTCATGGACCGCGACCGCATGGCCGAATACCAAACCATCGTGGGCGAGCTGCGCACGGCCGGTATCCGGGCGGAGGTCTATCTGGGCAACCCCAAGAACTTCGGCAACCAGCTGAAATACGCAGACAAGCGTAACGCGCCGGTGGCGGTTATCGAAGGCTCGGACGAGGCGGCGCGCGGCGTCTTGCAACTGAAGGACCTCGTGCTGGGGGCGGAGATCGCCAAGACGGCATCGCTTGAAGAGTGGAAAGGCCAGCCCGCGCAGCGTGAAGTCGCGCGCGCCGATCTGGTGGCCGAGATCAAGAAGATGCTGGCCTAG
- a CDS encoding SlyX family protein — MEELEEKIAHLTRALDDLSDVVARQDREITRLTGIVDALVSRARDADQDAGGGVVLGDERPPHY, encoded by the coding sequence ATGGAAGAGCTTGAAGAGAAAATTGCACATCTGACCCGCGCGCTGGACGATCTATCCGATGTGGTCGCCCGGCAGGATCGCGAGATCACCCGGCTGACCGGGATCGTCGATGCGCTGGTGAGCCGTGCGCGTGACGCAGATCAGGATGCAGGTGGCGGCGTAGTGCTGGGCGATGAGCGGCCGCCCCACTACTGA
- the dnaE gene encoding DNA polymerase III subunit alpha, with protein sequence MSSDPRFIHLRVHSEYSLLEGAMRLKKLPGLCADMGMPAVALTDTNNMFAALEFSEYASGAGVQPIVGCQVDLRFEETAPGERPRLPAPVVLLAQNEAGYENLMKLNSCLYLDKAGQLPQVTLAELGTHADGLICLSGGPDGPIGRLLRAGQMPKAEALMRDLAQIYPDRLYVELQRHPGEAGLPEAERLSERGHIEMAYAMGLPLVATNDVYFPKPDMYEAHDALICISEGAYVDQQEERRRLTPQHYFKTPQEMATLFADLPEALENTVEIARRCAFKAYKRDPILPKFADNEIEELRRQAAEGLKARLAVIPHAASVEEYEKRLEFELGIIEGMGFPGYFLIVADFIKWAKDHDIPVGPGRGSGAGSLVAYALTITDLDPLRYSLLFERFLNPERVSMPDFDIDFCMDRREEVIRYVQEKYGRDKVGQIITFGALLSKAAVRDVGRVLQMPYGQVDRLSKMIPVEGVKPVSIEKALADEPKLREEAKNEEVVARLLDYGQQVEGLLRNASTHAAGVVIGDRPLDALVPLYQDPRSDMPATQFNMKWVEQAGLVKFDFLGLKTLTVIQNAIDLITPNRPLHVDADGVELYQPPEGAENDIGAIPLDDEKSYKLYSAAKTVAVFQVESSGMMDALRRMKPTCIEDIVALVALYRPGPMENIPTYCEVKNGQKELESIHPLIDHILAETQGIIVYQEQVMEIAQVMAGYSLGGADLLRRAMGKKIKEAMDAERPKFEAGAKENGVDAKKAREVFDLLEKFANYGFNKSHAAAYAVVSYQTAWLKANHPVEFMAGVMNCDLHLTDKLAVYFDEITKRMDIEAVPPCVNRSEATFTVHEGRVVYALGALKNVGVEAMKLVTDGRGDKPFATLFDLARRVDLKRVGKRPLEMLARSGAFDQLDANRHRVFASLDGLVNYSAAIFEQRNSNQVSLFGEAGDDLPEPRLSPVEDWLPAERLMEEFKAVGFYLSGHPLDDYMVSLKRKGVMTLSEIEQRALQGPFVAKLAANIAGRQDRKSARGNRFAFVQGSDPSGQFEVTVFSDTLEQSGDALVAGHNVVLTVEATLESEQLKLLCRGAQPIDGAVADAGALGLKIFVEDDSAIASIASVLERSGQDPKIKGRGPVSLCLMAEGLPGEVEVALGDRFAINPQVKGAIKSLGGVVMVEEV encoded by the coding sequence ATGAGCAGTGATCCCCGATTCATCCACCTTCGCGTCCATTCCGAATACTCGCTTTTGGAAGGGGCCATGCGTCTGAAGAAGCTGCCCGGCCTGTGTGCCGATATGGGCATGCCGGCTGTCGCGTTAACCGACACCAATAACATGTTCGCGGCATTGGAGTTTTCCGAATACGCCAGCGGCGCGGGCGTGCAGCCCATCGTCGGATGTCAGGTCGATCTGCGATTCGAAGAGACCGCCCCAGGCGAGCGCCCACGCCTGCCCGCGCCGGTGGTCCTGCTGGCCCAAAACGAGGCGGGCTACGAGAACCTGATGAAGCTGAACTCGTGCCTCTACCTCGACAAGGCGGGTCAGCTGCCGCAGGTCACGTTGGCGGAACTTGGCACCCATGCTGACGGGCTGATCTGTTTGTCCGGCGGCCCTGACGGTCCCATTGGCAGGCTGCTGCGCGCGGGCCAGATGCCTAAAGCGGAAGCCCTGATGCGCGATCTGGCGCAGATTTACCCCGATCGTCTCTACGTCGAATTGCAGCGCCACCCGGGCGAGGCGGGCCTGCCCGAGGCGGAGCGCCTGTCCGAGCGCGGCCATATCGAGATGGCCTACGCCATGGGTCTGCCGCTGGTCGCGACCAACGATGTCTACTTCCCCAAGCCCGACATGTATGAGGCCCACGATGCGCTGATCTGCATCTCCGAAGGGGCCTATGTCGACCAGCAGGAAGAGCGTCGTCGCCTGACCCCGCAGCACTATTTCAAGACGCCGCAAGAAATGGCGACGCTGTTCGCCGACCTGCCGGAGGCGCTGGAGAACACGGTCGAGATCGCGCGGCGCTGCGCCTTCAAGGCCTATAAGCGCGACCCGATCCTGCCGAAGTTTGCGGATAATGAGATCGAAGAGCTTCGCCGCCAGGCCGCCGAGGGCCTGAAAGCGCGGTTGGCCGTGATCCCCCACGCGGCCTCGGTCGAGGAATACGAGAAGCGGCTGGAGTTCGAGCTGGGGATCATCGAGGGGATGGGCTTCCCCGGCTACTTCCTGATCGTGGCGGATTTCATCAAATGGGCCAAGGATCACGACATTCCGGTGGGCCCGGGGCGCGGCTCCGGCGCGGGCTCGCTGGTCGCCTATGCGCTAACCATTACCGACCTCGATCCGCTGCGCTATTCGCTTCTGTTCGAGCGGTTCCTGAACCCCGAACGGGTGTCGATGCCCGACTTCGACATCGACTTCTGCATGGACCGCCGCGAAGAGGTGATCCGCTACGTGCAAGAGAAATACGGTCGCGACAAGGTGGGCCAGATCATCACCTTCGGCGCGCTTTTGTCCAAGGCCGCGGTGCGCGATGTGGGCCGGGTCCTGCAGATGCCCTACGGTCAGGTGGACCGGCTGTCGAAGATGATCCCGGTGGAGGGCGTGAAGCCCGTTTCCATCGAGAAGGCGCTGGCTGATGAGCCAAAACTGCGCGAGGAAGCGAAGAACGAAGAGGTCGTCGCCCGCCTGCTCGATTACGGCCAGCAGGTCGAGGGGCTGTTGCGCAATGCCTCGACCCACGCGGCAGGCGTCGTGATCGGGGACCGCCCGCTCGACGCGCTCGTACCGCTCTACCAGGACCCCCGGTCCGATATGCCCGCCACCCAGTTCAACATGAAATGGGTGGAACAGGCGGGGTTGGTGAAGTTCGACTTCCTCGGGCTCAAGACCCTGACCGTGATCCAGAACGCCATCGACCTGATCACGCCGAACCGCCCGCTGCATGTGGATGCGGACGGGGTGGAGCTGTACCAGCCGCCCGAAGGCGCCGAGAATGATATCGGCGCGATCCCGCTCGATGACGAAAAGTCGTATAAGTTATATTCCGCGGCCAAAACCGTGGCCGTTTTCCAAGTGGAAAGTTCGGGAATGATGGATGCGCTGCGGCGCATGAAGCCGACGTGCATAGAGGATATCGTGGCCCTCGTGGCGCTCTACCGCCCCGGCCCGATGGAGAATATCCCGACCTATTGCGAGGTGAAGAACGGCCAGAAAGAGCTTGAATCCATTCACCCTTTGATCGACCACATCCTGGCCGAGACCCAAGGCATCATCGTCTACCAGGAACAGGTGATGGAAATCGCGCAGGTCATGGCGGGCTACTCGCTGGGCGGCGCCGACTTGCTGCGCCGCGCCATGGGCAAGAAGATCAAAGAGGCCATGGACGCCGAGCGCCCAAAATTCGAGGCGGGCGCGAAGGAGAACGGCGTCGACGCGAAGAAGGCGCGCGAAGTCTTTGACCTGCTTGAGAAATTTGCCAACTACGGTTTTAACAAGTCCCACGCAGCAGCCTACGCGGTCGTCAGCTACCAGACCGCGTGGCTGAAAGCGAACCACCCGGTCGAGTTCATGGCGGGCGTGATGAATTGCGACCTGCATCTGACCGACAAGCTGGCGGTGTATTTCGACGAGATCACCAAGCGCATGGATATCGAGGCGGTGCCGCCCTGCGTGAACCGCTCGGAGGCGACTTTTACCGTGCATGAGGGCCGCGTGGTCTATGCGCTGGGCGCGTTGAAGAACGTGGGCGTCGAGGCGATGAAGCTGGTCACAGATGGCCGTGGCGACAAGCCCTTCGCGACGCTCTTCGATCTCGCCCGCCGGGTGGATCTGAAACGTGTCGGCAAACGCCCGCTGGAGATGCTCGCGCGGTCCGGCGCGTTCGATCAGCTCGATGCGAACCGCCACCGGGTGTTTGCCTCGCTGGACGGGCTGGTGAATTACTCTGCCGCGATATTCGAGCAGCGCAATTCCAACCAGGTCTCGCTCTTTGGCGAGGCAGGCGACGACCTCCCGGAGCCGCGCCTGTCGCCCGTCGAAGACTGGCTACCCGCCGAACGTCTCATGGAAGAGTTCAAAGCGGTGGGCTTCTACCTGTCGGGCCACCCGCTGGACGACTACATGGTGTCGCTGAAGCGCAAGGGTGTGATGACCCTGTCCGAGATCGAGCAGCGCGCCCTGCAAGGCCCGTTTGTGGCCAAGCTCGCCGCCAATATCGCCGGACGGCAGGACCGCAAATCCGCCCGCGGCAACCGCTTTGCCTTTGTGCAAGGCTCCGATCCATCGGGGCAGTTCGAGGTCACGGTCTTCTCCGACACGCTCGAGCAATCCGGCGACGCTCTGGTGGCCGGGCATAACGTGGTGCTGACGGTGGAGGCGACGCTGGAATCAGAACAATTGAAGCTCTTGTGCCGCGGCGCGCAACCGATTGACGGCGCAGTGGCGGACGCGGGCGCGCTCGGGCTGAAGATTTTCGTAGAAGATGACAGCGCCATTGCCTCGATCGCGTCGGTGCTGGAACGTTCTGGCCAGGACCCCAAGATCAAGGGGCGCGGCCCGGTGTCGCTCTGCCTGATGGCCGAAGGCCTGCCGGGCGAGGTCGAGGTCGCCTTGGGTGACCGCTTCGCGATCAACCCGCAAGTGAAAGGCGCCATCAAATCGCTCGGCGGGGTCGTCATGGTGGAAGAGGTCTAG
- a CDS encoding ArsR/SmtB family transcription factor encodes MANHSLDALFSALADPTRRAVLEALAHGPAPIKTLSDQHDMTLPSFLKHLRVMENGGLITTRKEGRQRICHMAPNALIPLQGWLEWQRSVQDAATGGA; translated from the coding sequence ATGGCTAACCATTCCTTAGATGCGCTGTTCTCTGCCCTTGCAGACCCGACCCGCCGCGCGGTTCTGGAGGCACTTGCGCATGGCCCGGCACCGATCAAAACACTTTCAGATCAGCATGATATGACGCTTCCCTCATTCTTGAAGCATCTGCGCGTCATGGAGAATGGCGGCCTGATCACGACCCGCAAGGAAGGCCGCCAGCGCATCTGCCACATGGCGCCAAACGCGCTCATTCCGCTGCAAGGGTGGTTAGAATGGCAGCGTTCGGTCCAAGACGCTGCCACTGGCGGCGCGTAA
- a CDS encoding xanthine dehydrogenase small subunit has translation MLKFLLNGETIEAEVGATETLLDFLRERRGLTGTKEGCNEGDCGACSVIVTGEDGVARAMNACILFMPQLAGRAVRTVEGIAGPDGALHPVQQAMVEHHGSQCGFCTPGFITTMAAAHKNGAKDHEDQLAGNLCRCTGYAPILRAAEAASRADVPDWMDDTALTAQAPYPMPESSDALAAWYADHPDATLIGGATDVGLWVTKQLRELGDVAFLARCTDLQQIEETEDGLRIGAACTITQVLDAMRDRHPSMAEMLRRYGSVQVRNAATIGGNIANGSPIGDSPPALIALGATLHLRHGETRREMPLQEFFVEYGKQDRAPGEFVEFVTIPNQRDTLKCYKLSKRHDQDISAVCGCFNIVVAGGSVARARIAFGGMAGTPKRALAVEQALIGKAWSEENMEAALPAFEKDFAPMSDMRASAEYRMQTAKNMLRRAYVESLGVPASVLEVQP, from the coding sequence ATGCTGAAGTTTCTTCTCAATGGAGAGACCATCGAGGCGGAAGTCGGCGCGACCGAGACCCTGCTCGATTTCCTGCGCGAGCGGCGCGGGCTGACCGGCACCAAGGAAGGCTGCAACGAAGGCGATTGCGGCGCGTGCTCTGTCATTGTCACTGGCGAGGACGGCGTGGCCCGCGCGATGAACGCCTGCATTCTGTTCATGCCGCAGCTTGCGGGACGGGCCGTGCGCACGGTCGAAGGCATCGCCGGGCCGGACGGCGCGCTGCACCCGGTGCAGCAGGCGATGGTCGAACATCACGGCTCGCAATGCGGCTTCTGCACGCCCGGCTTCATCACCACGATGGCCGCCGCCCACAAGAACGGCGCGAAAGATCACGAGGACCAGCTGGCGGGCAACCTATGCCGCTGCACCGGCTACGCCCCAATCCTGCGCGCGGCTGAGGCCGCGTCGCGCGCAGACGTGCCGGATTGGATGGACGACACCGCACTCACCGCTCAAGCGCCCTACCCGATGCCCGAAAGCTCCGACGCCTTGGCGGCGTGGTATGCCGACCACCCGGACGCGACGCTGATTGGCGGCGCGACGGATGTGGGGCTTTGGGTGACCAAGCAGCTGCGCGAGCTGGGCGATGTCGCCTTCCTCGCCCGCTGTACGGACCTGCAGCAGATCGAAGAGACCGAGGATGGTCTGCGCATCGGCGCCGCCTGCACGATCACGCAAGTGCTCGACGCCATGCGCGACCGCCACCCGTCCATGGCCGAGATGCTGCGCCGCTACGGCTCTGTCCAGGTGCGCAACGCGGCCACCATCGGCGGCAATATCGCCAATGGCTCGCCCATCGGGGACAGTCCGCCCGCGCTGATCGCGCTTGGGGCGACACTGCATCTGCGCCATGGCGAGACCCGCCGCGAAATGCCGCTGCAGGAGTTCTTCGTTGAGTACGGCAAGCAGGACCGCGCGCCGGGGGAGTTCGTCGAATTCGTCACCATCCCCAACCAACGCGACACGCTGAAATGCTACAAGCTGTCCAAGCGCCACGATCAGGACATCAGCGCGGTCTGCGGCTGTTTCAACATCGTGGTGGCGGGCGGCTCCGTCGCGCGGGCGCGGATCGCCTTTGGCGGTATGGCAGGCACGCCCAAGCGCGCTTTGGCGGTCGAGCAGGCGCTGATCGGCAAAGCCTGGTCGGAAGAGAATATGGAAGCCGCCCTGCCCGCGTTTGAAAAGGATTTCGCACCAATGTCCGACATGCGCGCCTCCGCCGAATACCGGATGCAAACGGCCAAGAACATGCTGCGCCGCGCCTATGTGGAAAGCCTTGGCGTGCCCGCCTCGGTGCTGGAGGTGCAGCCATGA